From a single Fusobacterium pseudoperiodonticum genomic region:
- a CDS encoding formate--tetrahydrofolate ligase has protein sequence MTDIQIAQAAKKENIVEIAKKIGLTEDDIEQYGKYKAKVNLDVLQKTNRPNGKLILVTAITPTPAGEGKSTVTIGLTQALNKIGKLSAAAIREPSLGPVFGMKGGAAGGGYAQVVPMEDINLHFTGDMHAIGIAHNLISACIDNHINSGNALGIDITKITWKRVVDMNDRALRNIVIGLGGKANGYPRQDSFQITVGSEIMAILCLSNSITELKEKIKNIVFGTSLEGKLLRVGDLHIEGAVAALLKDAIKPNLVQTLENTPVFIHGGPFANIAHGCNSILATKMALKLTDYVVTEAGFAADLGAEKFIDIKCRLGGLKPDCAVIVATVRALEHHGKGDLKAGLENLDKHIDNIKNKYKLPLVVAINKFVTDTDEQIDMIEKFCNERGAEVSLCEVWAKGGEGGIDLAEKVLKAIDNNKVEFDYFYDENLTIKEKIEKICKEIYGADGVVFAPATKKVFDIIAAEGLEKLPVCMSKTQKSISDNPALLGKPSGFKVTINDLRLAVGAGFVIAMAGDIIDMPGLPKKPSAEVIDIDENGVISGLF, from the coding sequence ATGACTGATATTCAAATTGCACAAGCAGCAAAAAAGGAAAACATTGTAGAAATTGCTAAAAAAATAGGGTTAACAGAGGACGATATAGAACAATACGGAAAATATAAAGCTAAAGTTAATTTAGATGTTCTTCAAAAAACAAATAGACCTAATGGGAAATTAATTTTAGTAACAGCAATAACACCTACTCCAGCAGGAGAAGGAAAATCTACTGTAACTATAGGGCTTACTCAAGCTTTAAACAAGATTGGTAAATTATCAGCAGCAGCTATAAGAGAACCATCTTTAGGACCAGTATTTGGAATGAAAGGTGGAGCAGCAGGTGGAGGATATGCTCAAGTTGTTCCTATGGAAGATATCAACCTACATTTCACTGGAGATATGCACGCAATAGGTATAGCTCATAACTTAATCTCTGCTTGTATAGATAACCATATCAATTCTGGAAATGCATTAGGAATTGATATAACAAAAATAACTTGGAAAAGAGTTGTTGACATGAACGACAGAGCTCTTAGAAACATTGTTATAGGACTTGGTGGAAAAGCTAATGGATATCCAAGACAAGATTCTTTCCAAATTACAGTTGGATCTGAAATAATGGCAATACTTTGCTTATCTAACTCAATAACTGAATTAAAAGAAAAAATCAAAAATATAGTTTTTGGAACTTCATTAGAAGGAAAATTATTAAGAGTTGGAGATTTACATATAGAAGGAGCAGTTGCAGCACTTCTTAAAGATGCTATAAAACCTAACTTAGTTCAAACTTTAGAAAATACTCCAGTATTTATCCACGGAGGACCTTTTGCTAATATAGCTCACGGATGTAACTCTATACTAGCTACAAAAATGGCATTAAAATTAACTGACTATGTTGTTACTGAAGCAGGATTCGCTGCAGACCTAGGAGCAGAAAAATTCATAGACATCAAATGTAGACTTGGTGGATTAAAACCTGATTGTGCTGTTATAGTTGCAACAGTTAGAGCTTTAGAACACCACGGAAAAGGTGACTTAAAAGCTGGTCTTGAAAACTTAGATAAACATATAGACAATATCAAAAATAAATATAAATTACCATTAGTTGTTGCAATTAACAAATTCGTAACAGACACTGATGAACAAATCGATATGATAGAAAAATTCTGTAATGAAAGAGGAGCAGAAGTTTCTTTATGTGAAGTTTGGGCAAAAGGTGGAGAAGGTGGAATAGACCTTGCTGAAAAAGTTTTAAAAGCAATAGATAATAACAAAGTTGAATTTGATTATTTCTATGATGAAAACTTAACTATCAAAGAAAAAATTGAAAAAATCTGTAAAGAAATCTATGGAGCAGATGGAGTTGTATTTGCACCTGCAACTAAAAAAGTATTTGATATAATAGCAGCTGAAGGTTTAGAAAAACTTCCTGTATGTATGTCAAAAACTCAAAAATCTATTTCTGATAATCCAGCATTATTAGGAAAACCAAGTGGATTTAAAGTAACTATCAACGATTTACGTCTAGCAGTTGGAGCAGGATTCGTTATAGCTATGGCTGGAGATATCATAGATATGCCAGGATTACCTAAGAAACCATCAGCAGAAGTAATAGATATAGATGAAAATGGAGTTATCTCTGGATTATTCTAA
- a CDS encoding efflux RND transporter permease subunit → MSLAGISIRRPVATTMVMLSFIFIGLLAMFSMKKELIPNINIPVVTISTTWSGAVSEDVEAQVTKKIKDSLSNVEAIDKIQTVSAYSSSTVVVNFEYGVDTDEKVTQIQREVSKITNNLPSDANTPLVRKVEAGSGNMTAVIAFNADSKTALTTFIKEQLKPRLESLPGIGQVDIFGNPDKQLQIQVDSDKLASYNLSPMELYNIVRTSVATYPIGKLSTGNKDMIIRFMGDLDYIDQYKNILISSNGNTLRLKDVADVVLTTEDATNIGYLNGKESVVVLLQKSSDGDTITLNNAAFKVIEEMRPYMPAGTEYSIEMDSSENINNSISNVSSSAVQGLVLATIILFVFLKSFRTTVLISLALPVAIVFTFAFLSMRGTTLNLISLMGLSIGVGMLTDNSVVVVDNIYRHITELNSPVREAAENGTEEVTFSVIASALTTIVVFLPILFIPGLAREFFRDMAYAIIFSNLAAIIVAITLIPMLASRFLNRKSMKSEDGKFFKKVKAFYLKVINSAISHKGLTVLIMVGLFFFSILVGPKLLKFEFMPKQDQGKYSLTAELQKGTDLAKAEKIAKELEEIVKNDPHTESYLMLVSTSNISINANVGKKNTRKDSVFTIMDDIRKKASNVLDARVSMTNQFSGGQTQKDVEFLLQGSNQDEIKQFGKQLLEKLQKYDGMVDISSTLDPGIIELRLNIDRDKIASYGISPAVIAQTVSYYMLGGDKANTATLKTDSEEIDVLVRLPKEKRNDINTLSSLNIKVGDNKFVKLSDVATLQYAEGTSEIRKKNGIYTVTISGNDGGVGLGKIQSKIIEEFNNLEPPSTISYSWGGQSENMQKTMSQLSFALSISIFLIYALLASQFESFILPFIIIGSIPLALIGVIWGLVVLRQPIDIMVMIGVILLAGVVVNNAIVLIDFIKTMRTRGYDKEYAIIYSCETRLRPILMTTMTTVFGMIPMALGLGEGSEFYRGMAITVIFGLSFSTILTLVLIPILYSVVDSFTVKAAAKLKGAFSGLKKKGAK, encoded by the coding sequence ATGTCATTAGCAGGAATCTCAATACGTAGACCTGTTGCAACAACAATGGTAATGTTATCATTTATTTTCATTGGACTACTTGCGATGTTCTCAATGAAAAAAGAATTGATACCAAACATAAATATTCCCGTTGTCACAATATCTACCACTTGGAGTGGTGCTGTTAGTGAGGATGTAGAAGCACAGGTCACAAAGAAAATAAAAGACAGCCTTTCTAATGTAGAGGCCATTGATAAGATACAAACAGTATCTGCCTATAGTAGCTCTACTGTTGTTGTAAACTTTGAATATGGAGTTGATACAGATGAAAAAGTTACTCAAATTCAAAGAGAAGTTTCAAAAATAACAAATAATTTACCTAGTGATGCTAATACTCCATTAGTTAGAAAAGTTGAAGCTGGTTCTGGTAATATGACAGCAGTTATAGCTTTTAATGCTGATAGTAAAACTGCACTTACAACTTTTATTAAAGAACAATTAAAACCTAGACTTGAAAGTTTACCAGGTATAGGGCAAGTTGATATCTTTGGTAACCCTGATAAACAATTACAAATTCAAGTTGATAGTGATAAATTAGCTTCTTACAATCTATCACCTATGGAATTATATAACATTGTTAGAACATCTGTTGCAACATATCCTATTGGTAAATTATCTACTGGTAACAAAGATATGATCATCAGATTTATGGGAGACTTAGACTATATAGATCAATATAAAAATATATTAATTAGCTCTAATGGTAATACTTTAAGATTAAAAGATGTAGCTGATGTTGTATTAACAACAGAAGATGCAACTAATATAGGATATCTTAATGGAAAAGAGTCAGTAGTAGTTCTATTACAAAAATCTTCTGATGGAGATACCATAACTTTAAATAATGCAGCTTTTAAAGTTATAGAAGAAATGAGACCATATATGCCAGCAGGTACTGAATACAGTATAGAAATGGACTCTTCTGAAAATATTAATAATTCAATTTCAAATGTTTCTAGTTCTGCTGTGCAAGGATTGGTACTGGCTACTATTATACTATTTGTTTTCTTAAAGAGTTTTAGAACAACTGTCTTAATTTCATTAGCACTTCCTGTTGCAATTGTATTTACCTTTGCTTTCTTATCAATGAGAGGTACAACTCTTAACTTGATTTCCCTAATGGGACTTTCAATAGGGGTTGGTATGCTAACGGATAACTCGGTTGTTGTTGTTGATAATATCTATAGGCATATAACTGAATTAAATTCCCCTGTTAGAGAAGCTGCTGAAAATGGTACAGAAGAAGTTACTTTCTCTGTTATAGCTTCTGCATTAACAACTATAGTAGTTTTCCTACCAATATTATTTATTCCAGGACTTGCAAGAGAATTCTTTAGAGACATGGCTTATGCAATAATCTTCTCTAACCTAGCTGCTATCATAGTGGCAATAACATTGATACCTATGTTGGCAAGTAGATTCTTAAATAGAAAATCAATGAAATCTGAAGATGGTAAATTCTTTAAAAAAGTAAAAGCTTTCTATTTAAAAGTAATTAATAGTGCTATTTCTCATAAAGGATTGACAGTTCTTATTATGGTTGGGCTATTTTTCTTCAGCATTTTAGTAGGACCTAAGTTACTTAAATTTGAATTTATGCCTAAACAAGACCAAGGAAAATATTCATTGACAGCTGAACTACAAAAGGGTACTGATTTAGCTAAGGCTGAAAAAATAGCAAAAGAGTTGGAAGAAATTGTTAAAAATGATCCTCATACTGAAAGTTACTTAATGTTAGTAAGTACATCTAATATTTCTATAAATGCCAATGTTGGTAAGAAGAATACAAGAAAAGACAGTGTATTTACAATTATGGATGATATAAGAAAGAAAGCATCTAATGTCTTAGATGCAAGAGTGTCTATGACTAACCAATTCTCTGGTGGACAAACTCAAAAAGATGTTGAATTCTTATTACAAGGTTCTAACCAAGATGAAATTAAGCAATTTGGTAAGCAACTTTTAGAAAAACTTCAAAAATATGATGGTATGGTTGATATATCTTCAACTCTTGATCCAGGAATTATAGAGCTAAGATTGAATATAGATAGAGATAAAATAGCAAGTTATGGTATTAGTCCTGCTGTTATTGCACAAACTGTAAGTTACTATATGTTAGGTGGAGATAAGGCTAATACTGCAACTTTAAAAACTGATAGTGAAGAAATAGATGTTTTAGTCAGACTTCCTAAAGAAAAGAGAAATGATATAAATACTTTATCTTCTTTAAACATTAAAGTTGGAGATAATAAATTCGTTAAGTTATCAGATGTTGCAACTTTACAATATGCTGAAGGAACTTCTGAAATAAGAAAGAAAAATGGTATCTATACTGTTACTATCTCTGGTAATGATGGTGGTGTTGGTCTAGGAAAAATCCAATCTAAGATAATTGAAGAATTTAATAACTTAGAGCCTCCTTCAACTATCTCATACAGTTGGGGTGGTCAATCTGAAAATATGCAAAAGACTATGAGTCAGTTATCATTTGCATTGTCTATTTCAATTTTCTTAATCTATGCTTTACTTGCTTCACAATTTGAAAGCTTTATATTACCATTTATAATAATAGGTTCTATACCACTAGCTTTAATTGGAGTTATTTGGGGACTTGTAGTTTTAAGACAACCTATAGATATAATGGTTATGATAGGAGTAATCCTACTTGCTGGAGTCGTTGTTAACAATGCCATAGTGCTTATAGACTTTATTAAGACTATGAGAACTCGGGGTTATGATAAAGAGTATGCAATTATCTATTCTTGTGAAACAAGATTAAGACCTATACTTATGACAACAATGACAACAGTATTCGGTATGATACCTATGGCTTTAGGTTTAGGTGAAGGTTCAGAATTCTATAGAGGTATGGCTATCACAGTAATATTTGGGTTATCTTTCTCAACTATTTTAACACTAGTTTTAATTCCTATATTATATTCTGTTGTTGACAGCTTTACTGTGAAAGCAGCTGCAAAACTAAAAGGAGCTTTTAGTGGTTTAAAAAAGAAGGGGGCTAAATAA
- the hutG gene encoding formimidoylglutamase, which translates to MEYWSGRVDGNDSDILRIHQVIQVKTLDELMQDEYNGKKVCFVSYNSNEGIRRNNGRLGAADGWKHLKNALSNFPIFDTDIKFYDLKDPIDVIDGKLEEAQMQLADVVAKLKSKDYFVVCMGGGHDIAYGTYNGILSYAKTKTKDPKIGIISFDAHFDMREYAKGANSGTMFYQIADDCQKNNIKFDYTVIGIQRFSNTKRLFERAQKFGVTYYLAEDILKLSDLNITPILERNDYIHLTICTDVFHITCAPGVSAPQTFGIWPNQAIGLLNYIAKTKKNLTLEVAEISPRYDYDDRTSRLVANLIYQAILTHFGCEIK; encoded by the coding sequence ATGGAATACTGGAGTGGACGTGTTGACGGTAATGATAGCGATATTTTAAGAATACATCAAGTTATACAAGTTAAGACTTTAGACGAATTAATGCAAGATGAATATAATGGTAAAAAAGTATGTTTTGTTAGTTATAACTCTAATGAAGGAATCAGAAGAAACAACGGAAGACTGGGAGCTGCTGATGGTTGGAAACATCTAAAAAATGCACTTTCTAATTTCCCTATCTTTGACACAGATATTAAATTCTATGATTTAAAAGATCCTATAGATGTTATAGATGGTAAATTAGAAGAAGCTCAAATGCAATTAGCTGATGTTGTTGCTAAATTAAAATCTAAAGATTATTTTGTTGTATGTATGGGTGGAGGACATGACATTGCCTATGGAACATACAATGGAATTTTATCTTATGCTAAAACTAAAACTAAAGATCCTAAAATTGGGATAATAAGTTTTGATGCTCACTTTGATATGAGAGAATATGCTAAAGGAGCAAACTCTGGAACAATGTTCTATCAAATAGCAGATGACTGTCAAAAAAATAATATAAAATTTGACTACACTGTTATAGGGATACAAAGATTCTCTAATACAAAGAGATTATTTGAAAGAGCACAAAAATTTGGAGTAACTTATTACTTAGCTGAAGATATTTTAAAACTAAGTGATTTAAATATTACTCCTATCTTAGAAAGAAATGATTATATACATTTGACTATTTGTACAGATGTATTCCACATAACTTGTGCACCTGGAGTTAGTGCACCTCAAACATTTGGTATTTGGCCTAACCAAGCTATAGGACTTTTAAATTATATTGCAAAAACTAAAAAGAACTTAACATTAGAAGTTGCAGAAATCAGTCCAAGATATGATTATGATGATAGAACTTCAAGATTAGTTGCTAACTTAATCTATCAAGCTATCTTAACTCACTTTGGTTGTGAAATAAAATAA
- a CDS encoding TolC family protein, whose product MKKLLTFFVLLANVALARDLTLEQAIDLSLNNSKEMKISEKSLEISKLNVSKAFKEALPSVTYSGAVTLGEHERNILTQSGGNYVSKKKGYTQTLKVTQPLFTGGAISAGIKGAKAYENIASYSYLQSKIQNRLDTIKIYSDIINAERNLAALKSSEEILLKRHYKQEEQLKLRLITKPDILQTEYSLEDIRAQIINLQNLADTNKEKLYIRTGINKSEPLNLVSFDIPNNLSDSLNLNTDLNQALNQSLSAKIADEQVNIAAATRMAAAGDLLPQVSAYVSYGTGGQERASFSRSYKDAELIGGVQVSWKVFSFGKDLDNYKVAKLEEEQQVLKNTSAKENIEINVKSAYLNVVSLEKQVAAQRKAVEAAKANFEMNQEKYDAGLISTIDYLDFENTYRQARIAYNKVLLDYYYAFETYRSLLI is encoded by the coding sequence ATGAAAAAATTATTAACATTTTTTGTTTTGTTGGCAAATGTAGCTTTAGCTAGAGATTTAACTCTAGAACAAGCCATAGATTTATCACTTAATAACAGTAAAGAGATGAAAATTTCTGAAAAGAGTTTAGAAATTTCTAAACTAAATGTAAGCAAGGCTTTTAAAGAAGCTTTACCTTCAGTAACTTATAGTGGTGCTGTTACTTTAGGAGAACATGAAAGAAACATTTTAACTCAAAGTGGAGGAAACTATGTTTCGAAGAAAAAAGGTTATACTCAAACTTTAAAAGTTACTCAACCTCTTTTCACAGGTGGAGCTATATCAGCAGGAATTAAAGGTGCTAAAGCCTATGAAAATATAGCAAGCTATTCTTATTTACAAAGTAAGATTCAAAACAGACTAGACACTATAAAAATATATTCAGATATCATAAATGCTGAAAGAAACTTAGCTGCTCTTAAAAGTTCAGAAGAAATCTTATTAAAAAGACACTATAAACAAGAAGAACAATTAAAGTTAAGACTTATAACTAAACCTGATATTCTTCAAACTGAATATTCATTAGAAGATATAAGAGCACAAATCATCAATTTACAAAATTTAGCTGACACAAATAAAGAAAAATTATATATAAGAACAGGGATAAATAAATCTGAGCCATTAAATTTAGTAAGTTTTGATATTCCTAATAATTTATCAGATAGTCTAAACTTAAATACTGATTTAAATCAAGCTTTAAATCAAAGTTTATCTGCAAAAATTGCTGATGAACAAGTAAATATAGCTGCTGCTACTAGAATGGCTGCTGCTGGAGATTTATTACCTCAAGTAAGTGCTTATGTTTCTTATGGAACAGGTGGTCAAGAAAGAGCTTCATTCTCAAGATCATATAAAGATGCTGAATTGATTGGTGGAGTTCAAGTTTCTTGGAAAGTATTCTCTTTTGGAAAAGATTTAGATAACTACAAGGTTGCTAAACTAGAAGAAGAGCAACAAGTATTAAAAAATACTTCTGCTAAAGAAAATATTGAAATAAATGTAAAGAGTGCTTATCTAAATGTTGTAAGTTTAGAAAAACAAGTTGCAGCTCAAAGAAAAGCTGTAGAAGCTGCTAAAGCAAACTTTGAAATGAACCAAGAAAAATATGATGCTGGACTTATTTCAACTATAGATTATTTAGATTTTGAAAACACATATAGACAAGCAAGAATAGCATATAATAAAGTGTTACTTGATTATTACTATGCATTTGAAACATATAGATCACTATTAATATAA
- a CDS encoding M20 family metallopeptidase encodes MEKRKEILSELFNKYRNELKELNEYLYNNPELGLQEYKACLAHTDILKKYDFQVEKAFANIETAYKASFKNGSGPKIAILAEYDALPMIGHGCGHNAYGVTSISTAIIVKEFMKEFNLQGEIQVIGTPAEETNGAKVDMAKLGVFNDIDVAMSVHPCGETHYRSGTSHAMEALQFTFKGKTAHAAAAPHEGINALDGVLNLFNSINALRQETLSTARIHGIISKGGEAANIIPDLAVANFYVRAEELDYLKGLVERVKNCARGAALASGTELEITNYETSFANLVTNKKLMALYEKNLRELGVNDIRDREGFGSTDMGDVSHCCPTIHPYFPLTTKHLVGHTIEFATATIQEEAYKGMKEASLAMALSCIAIFENNDILKEIKEEFNNKFKK; translated from the coding sequence ATGGAAAAAAGAAAAGAAATTTTATCGGAGCTTTTCAACAAATACAGGAATGAATTAAAAGAATTAAATGAGTATCTTTACAATAATCCTGAACTAGGTTTACAAGAATATAAGGCTTGTTTAGCTCATACAGATATTTTAAAAAAATATGATTTCCAAGTTGAAAAGGCTTTTGCAAATATAGAAACTGCTTATAAAGCTAGTTTTAAAAATGGTTCTGGTCCTAAAATTGCTATTCTTGCTGAATATGATGCTCTTCCTATGATTGGACATGGTTGCGGTCATAATGCCTACGGAGTTACAAGTATTTCAACTGCTATCATAGTAAAGGAATTTATGAAAGAATTTAATTTACAAGGTGAAATTCAAGTGATAGGTACTCCAGCTGAAGAAACTAATGGAGCTAAAGTTGATATGGCTAAACTTGGAGTTTTTAATGATATTGATGTTGCTATGTCAGTTCATCCTTGTGGTGAAACTCACTATAGAAGTGGTACTTCTCATGCTATGGAAGCTCTACAATTTACTTTCAAAGGAAAAACTGCCCATGCTGCAGCTGCTCCTCATGAAGGAATAAATGCTCTTGATGGAGTCTTAAATCTATTTAATTCTATAAATGCTTTAAGACAAGAAACTTTATCAACTGCTAGAATACATGGTATTATCTCAAAAGGTGGAGAAGCTGCCAATATAATACCTGATCTAGCTGTAGCAAACTTCTATGTTAGAGCAGAAGAACTTGACTATTTAAAAGGCTTGGTTGAAAGAGTTAAAAACTGTGCAAGAGGAGCTGCTTTAGCAAGTGGAACTGAACTTGAAATAACAAATTATGAAACAAGCTTTGCTAACCTTGTTACAAATAAAAAATTAATGGCTCTATATGAAAAAAATTTAAGAGAGCTAGGAGTTAATGATATAAGAGACAGAGAAGGTTTTGGTTCAACAGATATGGGAGATGTTAGCCATTGTTGTCCTACAATCCACCCTTATTTCCCATTGACTACTAAACACTTGGTTGGACACACTATTGAGTTTGCTACTGCAACTATACAAGAGGAAGCTTATAAAGGTATGAAAGAAGCCTCTTTAGCTATGGCTCTTTCTTGTATTGCTATCTTTGAAAACAATGATATTTTGAAAGAAATAAAAGAAGAATTTAATAACAAATTTAAAAAATAA
- a CDS encoding hemagglutinin repeat-containing protein: MKGQDFSIKGGNILCNDVNINVANLHLESLQDKEKSRHNGFNVSAGSSSVGAGVEYGKSLGSDLDKMTGGKYDLENRLGQVFYNSYIKFKT; encoded by the coding sequence ATTAAAGGACAAGATTTTTCTATAAAAGGTGGAAATATTTTATGTAATGATGTAAATATAAATGTAGCAAATTTACATCTTGAAAGTTTACAAGATAAAGAGAAATCGAGACATAATGGTTTCAATGTTTCGGCTGGAAGTTCATCTGTAGGAGCAGGTGTAGAATATGGAAAGAGTCTAGGTAGTGACTTAGATAAGATGACTGGTGGGAAATATGATTTAGAGAATAGACTAGGTCAAGTGTTTTATAATTCTTACATTAAATTTAAAACCTAA
- a CDS encoding metallophosphoesterase, producing MIYFTADIHFYHENIINLTKRPFKNADEMNKKIIDNWNNIVKANDEVYILGDVTMKGASNANTVLSQLKGKKYLIKGNHDHFVEEKNFHSYIFEWVKDYYELEYEGNFFVLFHYPLDEWNKFYRGAFHLHGHQHNNSLYNFENLKKGLRRYDVGVDANNFKPVSIDEIIKFFEMVNLKF from the coding sequence ATGATATATTTTACAGCTGATATTCATTTCTATCATGAAAATATTATTAATCTTACTAAAAGACCTTTTAAAAATGCTGATGAAATGAATAAAAAAATTATAGACAATTGGAATAATATTGTGAAAGCCAATGATGAAGTGTATATACTTGGAGATGTTACTATGAAAGGTGCTAGTAATGCAAATACAGTCCTTTCTCAATTAAAAGGTAAAAAATATTTAATAAAAGGTAACCATGATCATTTTGTAGAAGAAAAAAACTTTCATTCATATATATTTGAATGGGTTAAGGATTATTATGAATTAGAATATGAAGGTAATTTCTTTGTACTATTTCATTATCCACTAGATGAATGGAATAAATTTTATAGAGGAGCTTTTCATTTACATGGACATCAACATAATAATTCTTTATATAATTTTGAAAACTTGAAAAAAGGTTTAAGAAGATATGATGTTGGAGTTGATGCGAATAATTTCAAACCAGTTAGTATAGATGAAATTATTAAATTTTTTGAAATGGTAAATTTAAAGTTTTAA
- a CDS encoding basic amino acid ABC transporter substrate-binding protein yields MKKIIAMLMLILSTLSFAAKKLYVGTNAEFKPYEYLENNKMVGFDIEFMEFLAKKLGYEIKWQNMSFDGLLPALQMKKIDAVIAGMSATPEREKGVSFSIPYIFFESGHDVIVNSKSTFKNKNDLKGKTIGVQLGTIQEQFAKENGSNPRLYNSFTEAFLDLQNQKIDGVIIASTSATEYLKTMKGIKKIDTIKDKSPKAAIAFRKADAKLAKEFSDAILELKTSDEYAKLIKKYFPEHYNDFMASIKKK; encoded by the coding sequence ATGAAAAAAATAATTGCTATGTTAATGTTAATCTTGTCTACTTTATCTTTTGCTGCTAAAAAACTATACGTTGGAACTAATGCAGAATTTAAACCTTATGAATACCTTGAAAATAATAAAATGGTAGGTTTTGATATAGAATTTATGGAATTTTTAGCTAAAAAATTAGGTTATGAAATAAAATGGCAAAATATGAGTTTTGATGGTCTTTTACCTGCTCTTCAAATGAAAAAGATTGATGCTGTAATTGCAGGAATGTCTGCAACTCCTGAGAGAGAAAAAGGTGTTTCTTTCTCTATACCTTACATATTTTTTGAAAGTGGTCATGATGTTATAGTAAATAGTAAAAGTACTTTCAAAAATAAAAATGATTTAAAAGGTAAGACTATAGGAGTTCAACTTGGAACTATACAAGAACAATTTGCTAAAGAAAATGGTTCTAATCCAAGACTATATAATAGCTTTACAGAAGCTTTCTTAGATTTACAAAATCAAAAAATTGATGGAGTTATAATTGCTAGTACATCAGCTACTGAATATTTAAAAACTATGAAAGGTATTAAAAAGATTGATACTATAAAGGATAAAAGTCCTAAGGCAGCTATTGCTTTTAGAAAAGCTGATGCAAAACTTGCTAAAGAATTCTCAGATGCAATCTTAGAATTAAAAACTTCTGATGAATATGCTAAACTTATAAAAAAATATTTCCCTGAACACTACAATGACTTTATGGCTAGCATAAAGAAAAAATAA
- a CDS encoding efflux RND transporter periplasmic adaptor subunit, translated as MKKLLTILLATSLLVVACGKDKEAKDAKNEAAVTETQTAAKPVEVSTVTTRQMSKLFESSAVWEPLAKVDFSTNKGATVEKIYKRNGEYVNKGEVIVKLSDAQTEADFLQAKANYQSATANYNIARNNYQKFKTLYDKQLISYLEFSNYEATFTSAQGNLEVAKAAYMNAQNSYSKLVAKADISGIVGNLFIKEGNDIAAKETLFTILNDKQMQSYVGITPEAISKVKLGDEIDVKIDALGKEYKAKITELNPIADSTTKNFKVKLTLNNPDGEIKDGMFGNVVIPVGESSVLSVEDEAIVTRDLVNYVFKYEDGKAKQVEVTVGATNLPYTEISSPEIKEGDKIIVKGLFGLQNNDSVEIKNEVK; from the coding sequence ATGAAAAAATTATTGACAATATTGCTTGCAACTAGTTTATTAGTAGTTGCTTGTGGAAAAGATAAAGAAGCAAAAGATGCTAAAAATGAAGCTGCTGTAACTGAAACACAAACAGCTGCTAAGCCTGTAGAAGTTTCAACTGTAACAACTAGACAAATGTCTAAACTTTTTGAATCAAGTGCTGTTTGGGAACCTTTAGCAAAGGTTGATTTTTCAACTAATAAAGGAGCGACAGTAGAAAAAATTTATAAAAGAAATGGTGAATATGTAAATAAAGGTGAAGTTATAGTTAAGCTTTCTGATGCTCAAACAGAAGCTGATTTCCTTCAAGCTAAGGCTAATTATCAATCAGCTACCGCTAACTATAACATAGCTAGAAATAACTATCAAAAGTTTAAAACTCTGTATGACAAACAGTTAATTTCATATTTAGAATTTTCAAACTATGAAGCAACATTTACTAGTGCTCAAGGTAATTTAGAAGTTGCTAAGGCTGCATATATGAATGCTCAAAATAGTTATTCTAAACTTGTTGCTAAAGCTGATATAAGTGGAATTGTTGGTAATTTATTTATAAAAGAAGGTAATGATATAGCTGCAAAAGAAACTCTATTTACTATCTTAAATGATAAACAAATGCAATCTTATGTAGGTATAACTCCTGAAGCTATCTCTAAGGTAAAACTTGGTGATGAAATAGATGTAAAAATAGATGCTTTAGGAAAAGAATATAAAGCAAAAATTACTGAGCTTAACCCTATTGCTGATAGCACAACTAAAAACTTTAAAGTTAAATTAACTCTTAATAACCCTGATGGAGAAATCAAAGATGGTATGTTTGGAAATGTTGTTATTCCTGTTGGAGAATCTTCTGTTCTAAGTGTAGAAGATGAAGCAATAGTAACAAGAGATTTAGTAAACTATGTATTCAAATATGAAGATGGTAAAGCAAAACAAGTTGAAGTTACTGTAGGAGCAACAAACTTACCATATACAGAAATTTCTTCTCCAGAAATAAAAGAAGGAGATAAAATCATTGTTAAAGGTCTATTTGGTCTTCAAAACAATGATAGTGTTGAAATTAAAAACGAGGTGAAATAA